One window of the Lytechinus variegatus isolate NC3 chromosome 3, Lvar_3.0, whole genome shotgun sequence genome contains the following:
- the LOC121412168 gene encoding uncharacterized protein LOC121412168 translates to MVLTSALHGPHEMAIISAIQTRFIDHNLRILPVHNDSECLQTILTIAQATCTPTCNILRSRLDAILSRQNSAQMILNILSQLGLNHHQCMVLQQGCGNLSSVATASRQQLMDCSLDPETVNEIIAYFEKDDYSEG, encoded by the exons ATGGTATTGACATCAGCTCTCCATGGACCCCACGAGATGGCTATCATATCAGCTATACAAACCAG ATTCATAGATCACAACCTCCGAATATTGCCAGTACATAATGACAGTGAATGTTTGCAAACCATTCTAACAATTGCTCAG GCAACCTGTACACCGACGTGCAACATCCTGAGGTCTCGTCTGGATGCTATCTTATCACGGCAGAACAGTGCTCAGATGATTCTCAACATTCTATCCCAGTTGGGTctaaatcatcatc AATGCATGGTGCTTCAGCAAGGATGTGGCAATTTATCTTCAGTTGCTACAGCATCAAGACAACAACTCATGGATTGCAGCCTGGATCCCGAGACTGTCAATGAGATTATTGCATACTTTGAAAAAGATGATTATTCTGAGGGATGA